A window of Phycobacter azelaicus contains these coding sequences:
- the fumC gene encoding class II fumarate hydratase, producing MSNTRTETDSFGPLEVPSDKYWGAQTQRSIMNFPIGWEKQPVAIVRALGVIKKACAMANKESGKLDPKIADAVIQAAGEVFEGKFDDNFPLVVWQTGSGTQSNMNSNEVIANRAIEILGGEIGSKDPVHPNDHCNMGQSSNDTFPTAMHIAAAMMVRDVLLPGLNKLLAGLEAKSEEFQDIIKIGRTHTQDATPLTLGQEFGGYAHQIRMGIARIEAALPGIYELAQGGTAVGTGLNTQHGWGEKVAANMAEITGLPFVTAPNKFEALAAHDAMVFMSGALASVAGAMYKIANDIRFLGSGPRSGLGELILPENEPGSSIMPGKVNPTQAEAMTQVAAHVMGNDAAIKFAGSQGHFELNVYNPMMSYNLLQSMQLLGDVADSFTERMLNGIKANEPRIDKLMKESLMLVTALAPTIGYDNATKVAKTAHKNGTTLKEEAIALGFVDEATFDAVVRPEQMIGPKD from the coding sequence ATGTCCAATACCCGCACCGAAACAGACAGCTTTGGTCCGCTGGAAGTTCCTTCCGACAAATACTGGGGCGCGCAGACGCAGCGCTCGATCATGAACTTCCCCATCGGCTGGGAAAAACAGCCCGTCGCCATCGTGCGCGCGCTCGGCGTGATCAAGAAGGCCTGCGCGATGGCCAACAAGGAGAGCGGCAAGCTCGATCCCAAGATCGCCGATGCGGTCATTCAGGCTGCCGGTGAGGTTTTTGAGGGCAAGTTCGACGACAACTTCCCGCTGGTTGTCTGGCAGACTGGCTCCGGCACTCAGTCCAACATGAACTCTAACGAGGTGATCGCCAACCGCGCGATCGAGATCCTCGGCGGCGAGATCGGCTCCAAGGATCCGGTACACCCGAACGATCACTGCAACATGGGTCAGTCCTCGAACGACACTTTCCCGACCGCGATGCATATCGCCGCCGCCATGATGGTACGCGACGTCCTGCTGCCGGGGCTGAACAAGCTGCTGGCAGGTCTGGAGGCCAAGTCCGAAGAGTTCCAGGACATCATCAAGATCGGCCGCACCCATACGCAGGATGCAACTCCCCTGACGCTTGGCCAGGAATTTGGCGGCTATGCCCACCAGATCCGCATGGGCATCGCCCGCATCGAGGCCGCCCTGCCCGGCATCTATGAACTGGCCCAAGGCGGAACTGCCGTTGGCACCGGCCTTAACACCCAACATGGCTGGGGCGAAAAGGTCGCCGCCAACATGGCCGAGATCACCGGCCTGCCCTTTGTCACTGCCCCCAACAAGTTCGAAGCCCTGGCCGCACATGATGCAATGGTCTTCATGTCCGGCGCGCTCGCCTCGGTCGCTGGCGCCATGTACAAGATCGCCAATGACATCCGTTTCCTCGGCTCCGGCCCGCGCTCGGGCCTTGGTGAGTTGATCCTGCCGGAAAACGAGCCGGGCTCCTCGATCATGCCGGGCAAGGTGAACCCGACCCAGGCTGAAGCGATGACGCAAGTCGCGGCCCATGTGATGGGCAACGACGCCGCGATCAAATTCGCAGGCAGCCAAGGCCATTTTGAGCTGAACGTCTATAATCCCATGATGTCCTACAACCTCCTGCAGTCCATGCAGTTGCTGGGAGATGTGGCCGACAGCTTCACCGAGCGGATGCTGAACGGCATCAAGGCCAACGAGCCGCGCATCGACAAGCTGATGAAAGAAAGCCTGATGCTGGTCACCGCGCTGGCTCCGACCATCGGCTATGACAATGCCACCAAGGTCGCCAAGACCGCGCACAAGAACGGCACCACCCTGAAGGAAGAAGCCATCGCGCTTGGCTTTGTGGATGAGGCCACCTTCGACGCGGTTGTGCGCCCCGAACAGATGATCGGGCCCAAGGACTGA
- a CDS encoding cytochrome P450, translated as MTPMPPKPPARPDKVSLWRYVQLFRKDILSAQPARLYRAWMAEFRTPFFRSFLLNQPDLLQTVLKERPDDFPKSNRISEGLRPLLGNSVFLTNGETWKRQRRIIDPAFEGGRLKETFPAMRAAAEAAVERLKGQAGEIEIEAVTSHVAADVIFRTLFSIPIEHEVAAEVFARFRDYQRSQPILNLAAFVPVPRWVPRFFRKGTRENAARIRALITRLTDERAAQIAAGTAPLDLATKIMTTRDPETGESFTTEEMVDQVAIFFLAGHETSASALAWTLYLMAIFPEWQEKIAAEAAALGDTSFAAVSRLRISRDVFREALRLYPPVPMMVREATCPEHFRDRNVPKGSQLVLSPWHLHRHERLWDNPDGFDPARWETENGKTCQREAYMPFSAGARVCTGAGFAMVEGPLILSMLLRHYRVTPVEGKEPVPVAHLTVRAKDGIWLRLEPRAHCKD; from the coding sequence ATGACGCCAATGCCCCCCAAACCGCCTGCGCGCCCGGATAAGGTCTCGCTCTGGCGCTATGTGCAGCTCTTTCGCAAGGACATCCTGTCGGCCCAGCCCGCGCGGCTTTATCGGGCGTGGATGGCGGAGTTTCGCACCCCCTTCTTCCGCTCCTTTCTGCTGAACCAGCCAGATCTTTTGCAGACGGTGCTGAAGGAGCGCCCTGATGATTTCCCGAAGTCGAACCGGATCAGTGAAGGCTTGCGGCCCCTACTGGGAAATTCGGTCTTCCTGACCAACGGAGAGACTTGGAAACGACAGCGCCGCATCATCGATCCAGCCTTTGAAGGCGGACGCCTGAAAGAGACCTTCCCGGCGATGCGCGCTGCGGCCGAGGCCGCTGTGGAGCGGCTGAAAGGGCAGGCAGGCGAAATCGAGATTGAGGCGGTGACCTCCCATGTGGCGGCAGATGTCATCTTTCGCACGTTGTTCTCGATCCCGATCGAACATGAGGTTGCCGCCGAGGTTTTTGCGCGGTTTCGCGACTATCAGCGCAGCCAGCCGATCCTGAACCTTGCCGCCTTTGTGCCGGTGCCACGTTGGGTTCCGCGTTTCTTTCGCAAGGGAACACGGGAAAACGCCGCCCGTATCCGCGCCCTAATCACGCGTCTCACGGATGAAAGGGCAGCCCAGATCGCGGCGGGTACGGCGCCGCTGGATCTGGCGACCAAGATCATGACCACCAGGGACCCCGAGACCGGAGAGAGTTTCACGACCGAGGAAATGGTCGACCAGGTGGCGATCTTTTTCCTCGCGGGTCATGAAACCAGCGCGTCGGCACTGGCGTGGACGCTTTATCTGATGGCGATTTTCCCGGAGTGGCAGGAGAAGATCGCGGCGGAGGCTGCAGCATTGGGCGATACCAGCTTTGCCGCGGTATCACGCTTACGAATCAGCCGCGATGTCTTCCGCGAGGCGTTGCGGCTTTACCCGCCGGTTCCGATGATGGTGCGCGAAGCGACCTGCCCGGAGCATTTCCGCGACCGGAATGTTCCAAAAGGATCGCAACTGGTGCTAAGCCCCTGGCACCTGCATCGGCACGAAAGGCTTTGGGACAATCCTGACGGGTTCGACCCGGCGCGTTGGGAGACCGAGAATGGAAAGACCTGCCAGCGCGAGGCCTATATGCCCTTCTCGGCTGGGGCGCGGGTCTGTACCGGAGCAGGCTTTGCGATGGTCGAGGGGCCGCTGATCCTGTCGATGCTGCTGCGCCACTACAGGGTGACACCGGTTGAGGGCAAAGAGCCTGTGCCGGTCGCTCATCTGACAGTGCGCGCGAAAGATGGAATTTGGTTGCGGCTGGAGCCGAGAGCTCACTGTAAAGACTGA
- a CDS encoding ribbon-helix-helix domain-containing protein, translated as MNSRPKKHSLTLRGHRTSVSLEDEFWSAFRAIATEEGRAINELAAEIDEARGTDCGLASAIRLYVLRHLQQRQSLQ; from the coding sequence ATGAACAGCCGCCCCAAGAAACACTCGCTGACCTTACGCGGCCACCGCACCTCTGTCTCCTTGGAGGATGAATTCTGGTCCGCCTTCCGTGCCATTGCCACCGAAGAAGGCCGCGCCATCAATGAATTGGCAGCAGAAATAGACGAGGCGCGCGGGACCGACTGCGGGCTCGCGTCGGCCATAAGGCTTTACGTCCTGCGGCATCTACAACAGCGTCAGTCTTTACAGTGA
- a CDS encoding DUF4169 family protein, with protein MAEPVNLNRFRKQKARAEKKARADANAVKFGRSKAEKQLDRSLRNKQARDLDGHKADDQGET; from the coding sequence ATGGCAGAGCCGGTCAATCTGAACCGGTTTAGAAAGCAAAAGGCGCGGGCCGAGAAAAAGGCCCGCGCCGACGCCAACGCGGTGAAATTCGGCCGCAGCAAGGCGGAAAAACAGCTCGACCGCAGCCTTCGGAACAAACAGGCGCGAGATCTGGATGGCCACAAGGCTGACGATCAAGGCGAGACATGA